The following are encoded in a window of Methylicorpusculum oleiharenae genomic DNA:
- the orn gene encoding oligoribonuclease, with protein sequence MAMDSSHLIWIDLEMTGLDPDRDLIIEIATIVTDKDLNILAEGPVMAVHQSDAALAAMDEWNQTHHGASGLIERVRSSTFNDAEAESKTLAFLKEWVPEKTSPMCGNSIGQDRRFLYRYMPQLEAFFHYRNLDVSTLKELAARWAPHLKDGFTKKAAHRALDDIVESIEELRFYRTHFIKF encoded by the coding sequence ATGGCAATGGACTCATCACATTTGATTTGGATTGATCTTGAAATGACCGGGCTTGATCCGGACCGTGACTTAATCATTGAAATAGCCACAATCGTAACGGATAAAGATCTGAATATACTGGCAGAAGGCCCTGTTATGGCGGTCCATCAATCCGATGCCGCTCTGGCAGCAATGGATGAGTGGAATCAAACGCACCACGGCGCGTCAGGTCTCATTGAAAGGGTAAGGTCTTCTACCTTCAATGATGCTGAAGCGGAGTCTAAAACACTGGCGTTTTTGAAAGAGTGGGTGCCTGAAAAGACCTCGCCGATGTGTGGTAACAGTATTGGTCAGGACAGGCGTTTTCTGTACCGGTATATGCCGCAGTTAGAGGCCTTTTTTCATTACCGGAATTTGGATGTTTCAACACTCAAGGAACTTGCTGCCCGCTGGGCGCCTCACTTAAAAGACGGCTTTACCAAGAAGGCTGCGCACAGAGCCTTGGATGATATTGTTGAATCGATTGAAGAGTTACGTTTCTACCGCACACATTTCATTAAGTTCTGA
- the serS gene encoding serine--tRNA ligase: MLDPRLFRSDLDYIRQQLDRRSFQFDTDGYIKLEAQRKDIQVKTQDLQNERNNRSKLIGHAKASGQDIQPLLDQVQNLGDQLKEAENELAAVQAQLSEIMEGIPNILDESVPAGRSEDENLEIYTWGQKKDFTFQPKDHVELGAIDKGMDFELGVKIASARFVVLKGPLARLQRAIIQLMLDTHTSEHGYTETYVPYLANAATLRGTGQLPKFEQDLFKVNNDPAFYLIPTAEVPVTNIVRDEIVEAKELPLKFVCHTPCFRSEAGAYGKDVKGMIRQHQFEKVELVQIVKPEDSAAAHEQLTAHAEAILKKLNLPYRKVLLCAGDTGFSSAKTYDLEVWLPGQNTYREISSCSNFKDFQARRLQARWRNPETGKPELLHTLNGSGLAAGRALIAVMENYQDEQGRIHIPDALIPYMGGLQVIG; this comes from the coding sequence ATGCTAGATCCGCGTTTATTCAGATCCGATCTTGATTATATCCGCCAGCAATTAGATCGCCGTTCATTTCAATTCGATACCGATGGCTATATCAAATTGGAAGCACAGCGAAAAGATATTCAAGTCAAAACGCAAGATTTACAAAATGAGCGTAATAACCGGTCAAAATTGATTGGTCATGCGAAGGCCAGTGGACAAGACATCCAGCCTTTACTCGATCAAGTTCAGAATTTGGGTGATCAGCTTAAAGAAGCCGAAAATGAACTGGCTGCAGTTCAAGCGCAATTGTCAGAAATCATGGAGGGTATTCCCAATATTTTGGATGAATCGGTTCCCGCAGGACGCAGCGAAGATGAGAATCTGGAGATTTATACCTGGGGTCAAAAAAAGGATTTCACGTTTCAACCTAAAGATCATGTTGAATTGGGCGCCATCGATAAAGGCATGGACTTTGAGTTGGGCGTTAAAATTGCCAGTGCGCGTTTTGTTGTCTTGAAAGGACCTCTGGCTAGATTACAGCGAGCGATTATTCAACTGATGCTGGATACGCATACGTCAGAACACGGTTATACGGAAACTTATGTTCCTTACCTCGCCAATGCAGCAACCTTGAGGGGTACCGGGCAGTTGCCTAAATTCGAACAGGATTTGTTTAAAGTGAATAACGATCCTGCTTTTTATTTGATTCCTACAGCTGAAGTGCCCGTGACCAATATTGTCCGGGACGAAATTGTTGAAGCGAAAGAACTCCCGTTAAAATTCGTTTGTCATACCCCCTGTTTTCGAAGCGAGGCGGGCGCTTACGGCAAAGACGTTAAAGGCATGATTCGCCAGCATCAATTTGAAAAGGTTGAATTGGTCCAAATCGTCAAGCCTGAAGATTCCGCTGCAGCCCATGAACAATTGACTGCGCATGCAGAGGCGATTCTTAAAAAGCTCAACTTGCCTTATCGTAAAGTATTGCTGTGTGCCGGTGATACCGGATTCTCCTCAGCAAAAACCTATGATTTGGAAGTCTGGCTTCCGGGTCAAAATACGTATCGGGAAATATCATCCTGCAGCAATTTTAAGGATTTTCAGGCAAGAAGGCTTCAGGCGAGGTGGCGTAATCCTGAAACCGGTAAGCCTGAGTTACTGCATACACTGAATGGGTCCGGACTTGCTGCAGGGCGAGCCTTGATAGCCGTGATGGAAAATTATCAGGATGAACAAGGCCGTATTCATATTCCTGATGCCTTAATTCCCTACATGGGTGGCTTACAGGTTATAGGCTGA
- the gltX gene encoding glutamate--tRNA ligase, giving the protein MTIRTRFAPSPTGYLHIGGARTALFSWLYARKHGGKFILRIEDTDLERSSQESVNAILEGMTWLGLEYDEGPFYQTHRFDRYKEVIQQLLNQGDAYYCYCSKEELEQLRNEQMANKEKPRYNGKCRQESYFVEGQEPVIRFKNPEDGAVTINDLVKGDIVVANKELDDLIIARSDGTPTYNLTVVVDDMDMGVTHVIRGDDHINNTPRQMNILKALGANVPEYAHLPMILGSDGARLSKRHGAVSVMQYRDDGFLPEALLNYLVRLGWSHGDQEIFSLDEMVEFFDLEQVNVSASSFNREKLVWLNHHYIMTSDPAHVARHLSWHIGQKEIDPTDGPDLVEVVKVQRERCKTLVEMAEASLYFYKEFEAYEEKAAKKNLTTEAALVLQGLHERFSSVEDWRSDKLHQIVQAFAEDRQLNLGKVAQPLRVAVMGSSVSPAIDATLTLLGKQKTLARIERAIAYIKTLN; this is encoded by the coding sequence ATGACGATACGAACACGATTTGCGCCCAGTCCAACCGGTTATTTGCATATTGGTGGTGCCCGCACCGCTTTGTTTTCATGGCTTTATGCCCGCAAGCACGGCGGCAAGTTCATTTTACGAATTGAAGATACCGATTTGGAACGGTCCTCTCAGGAATCAGTGAATGCCATACTGGAAGGCATGACCTGGTTGGGGCTGGAATACGATGAAGGTCCTTTCTATCAGACGCACCGGTTTGATCGATACAAGGAAGTCATTCAGCAATTATTGAATCAAGGTGACGCTTACTATTGTTATTGTTCCAAGGAGGAACTGGAGCAGTTACGTAATGAACAGATGGCTAATAAAGAAAAGCCCCGGTACAACGGCAAATGTCGCCAGGAAAGCTATTTTGTGGAAGGCCAGGAGCCTGTCATACGATTTAAAAATCCTGAAGACGGTGCTGTGACCATCAATGATTTGGTCAAGGGGGATATTGTCGTTGCCAACAAGGAATTGGATGATTTGATCATCGCCCGTTCCGATGGAACCCCAACGTATAATTTGACCGTTGTTGTTGATGATATGGATATGGGGGTAACGCATGTTATTCGGGGCGACGACCATATCAACAATACGCCCAGACAGATGAATATTCTTAAGGCGTTAGGTGCCAATGTGCCCGAATATGCTCATTTGCCGATGATTTTGGGTTCGGATGGCGCGCGGCTATCCAAGCGGCACGGGGCGGTCAGTGTCATGCAATACCGGGACGACGGATTTTTGCCTGAGGCATTATTGAATTATTTAGTTCGGCTGGGATGGTCTCATGGTGATCAGGAAATATTTTCACTGGATGAAATGGTCGAATTCTTTGATTTAGAGCAGGTTAATGTTTCTGCTTCTTCATTTAACCGTGAAAAGCTGGTTTGGCTCAATCATCACTATATTATGACCTCAGATCCGGCGCATGTGGCCAGGCATTTAAGCTGGCATATAGGGCAAAAGGAAATCGATCCAACCGATGGTCCTGATTTGGTTGAAGTTGTCAAAGTCCAAAGAGAACGGTGTAAAACACTGGTTGAAATGGCTGAAGCCAGTCTTTATTTTTACAAGGAATTTGAAGCATACGAAGAAAAAGCGGCCAAAAAGAATTTAACCACCGAAGCGGCTCTTGTGCTTCAAGGGCTGCATGAGCGCTTTTCTAGTGTTGAAGATTGGCGCAGTGATAAGTTGCATCAGATTGTTCAGGCATTTGCAGAGGACAGACAATTAAATTTAGGAAAAGTAGCCCAGCCGTTGCGTGTTGCAGTCATGGGTTCATCGGTTTCGCCGGCTATTGACGCGACATTAACGCTTTTAGGGAAGCAGAAAACATTGGCCCGGATAGAGCGGGCTATTGCTTATATTAAAACCTTAAATTAG